A genome region from Candidatus Cloacimonadota bacterium includes the following:
- a CDS encoding DNA polymerase IV, protein MRKIIHVDMDAYFAAIEIRENPSLKGKCVIVGGSPNSRGVVSTCSYEARKFGVHSGMSSSQAWQLCPQGIFIMSNFALYREVSKQIRTIFRSYTDKV, encoded by the coding sequence ATGAGAAAAATCATCCACGTGGATATGGATGCCTACTTTGCCGCGATTGAGATTCGTGAAAACCCCTCTTTAAAAGGAAAATGTGTGATTGTGGGTGGCAGTCCCAACAGCCGCGGTGTGGTTTCAACCTGTTCTTATGAAGCCCGAAAGTTTGGTGTTCACAGCGGCATGAGCTCAAGTCAAGCTTGGCAGCTTTGTCCGCAGGGCATATTTATCATGAGCAATTTTGCGCTCTACCGCGAGGTTTCAAAGCAAATCAGAACAATCTTTCGCAGCTACACGGATAAAGTGG